In the genome of Sander vitreus isolate 19-12246 chromosome 13, sanVit1, whole genome shotgun sequence, one region contains:
- the cchcr1 gene encoding coiled-coil alpha-helical rod protein 1 isoform X2, with protein MERRNVGKERLVVPTDFTSPAVSSNIQEDLVPPSHFASSVQSAGAHRGVQITGTLPPISWINPGVTSVPSGDPSPANPWLAITQAQQEILELRKENQRIMMLQGDSIRGMIPMDHPSDLRARCAERSEQWSRWESEWRLEAEKHKAEAERLKGQVESLKEAAGRHREDMRDRGSTQNRQSHELEAMREELCKAKTELSQIRMELTHSSAEKEKISSQLDRLKRESGEEITKLRREVARSKEEAQELALKAEMGRLQAVEEAKQQTIRLSQQLEEMQKKQEVELQQLNASHCAEVGAARNTNSDLQDRLQSMTSEMLQQKSTLMEVSTERDVLKEHLSQMGQAFEIQSTTLHSLRNYIGQLAPEKGEKEQLNKAVEKLNKEKAALQMTTELLTVRLNSVSEILALQEEKIVKKTLADPLVKNGCEGLQVLQLWRDKVFKLCVQLRSKDIELRGEKDKLLSTVRFMEQQLQQEQHRASVLQHSLDDRIAELELERVEKETLKQDMAQEQKENSQLKSQSQKEEAELKILTEAVRRFSLAFESKVAEVDAAQARLNTFTQRLTFAKRRIETIQGLIIRKVALQKVQQASKQTEQAADSLTNLQTELSLVCEERDKLTQELKRTPELIGKALADLKEQYESKLRLQQQALEQNWVEVRQAVAGREEAEQSLQQVQAQLEENKVNLEKLRSVLLSQQEHSERALQERVSEIEDCCAKKLREMEVQVNTATREHTKAVMTLRQFEREAARQQDEMRETQQHTKREVQNKQLKEMEKERQILLATVADRGLTSEYTRTHTTALQNSAVPRKHREKPSESSRSVGTEVQVPAAGRLLSVLEELHSLSAAVVNSSEDSAEEEGQNDSVGPSTGSLHS; from the exons ATGGAGAGACGTAACGTGGGAAAAGAAAGGCTCGTAGTACCCACTGATTTTACCTCACCAGCGGTTTCAA GTAATATCCAGGAAGACCTGGTACCCCCATCGCATTTCGCATCAAGTGTCCAGTCTGCTGGAGCACACAGAGGCGTTCAAATCACAGGGACACTGCCACCCATCTCCTGGATAAACCCAGGCGTAACATCAGTTCCATCAGGGGATCCCAGTCCTGCCAATCCATGGCTTGCCATCACTCAGGCCCAACAGGAAATATTGGAACTGAGGAAGGAAAATCAGAGAATCATGATGCTACAAGGAGACAGCATAAGAGGAATGATTCCAATGGATCACCCATCAGACCTTAGGGCAAG ATGTGCAGAGAGAAGTGAGCAGTGGTCCAGATGGGAGTCAGAGTGGCGTCTGGAGGCAGAGAAGCACAAGGCTGAAGCTGAGAGGTTGAAGGGGCAGGTGGAGTCCCTGAAGGAGGCTGCAGGGAGACACAGGGAAGATATGAGAGACAGAGGCAGCACTCAGAACAG ACAGAGCCATGAGTTGGAAGCAATGCGGGAAGAGCTATGTAAGGCTAAGACTGAACTCAGCCAAATCAGAATGGAGCTCACTCACAGCAGTGCAGAGAAGGAGAAAATAAGCTCACAG CTTGATAGACTAAAGAGAGAGTCGGGTGAGGAAATTACAAAGCTGAGGAGGGAGGTAGCGAGGAGCAAAGAGGAAGCCCAGGAGCTCGCTCTGAAGGCTGAAATGGGCAGGTTACAAGCTGTGGAGGAGGCCAAACAGCAGACTATAAGACTGTCACAACAATTggaggaaatgcagaagaagCAGGAGGTGGAG CTGCAACAGTTGAATGCTTCCCACTGTGCAGAGGTGGGTGCAGCAAGAAATACAAACAGTGATCTACAGGACAGACTTCAATCGATGACTTCAGAAATGCTGCAGCAAAAAAGCACTCTGATGGAGGTATCTACTGAGAGAGACGTGCTAAAAGAACATTTAAG CCAAATGGGACAAGCTTTTGAGATACAATCAACAACGCTGCACAGCCTCAGAAATTACATCGGCCAGCTTGCCCcggagaaaggagagaaggaacaATTAAATAAAGCTGTTGAG AAGCTGAACAAAGAGAAAGCAGCTCTTCAGATGACCACAGAGCTTTTAACAGTCAGGCTCAACTCTGTGAGTGAGATACTCGCCCTCCAAGAAGAGAAAATAGTGAAGAAG ACCTTGGCAGACCCACTTGTGAAGAATGGATGTGAAGGCCTTCAAGTGCTTCAGCTCTGGAGAGACAAAGTATTCAAGTTATGCGTCCAGCTTCGCTCAAAGGACATTGAACTAAGAGGAGAGAAGGATAAACTTCTTTCAACA GTCAGATTCAtggagcagcagctccagcaggagcAGCACCGGGCTAGTGTGCTCCAACACAGTTTAGATGACAGGATAGCTGAGCTGGAGCTGGAGAGAGTGGAAAAGGAG ACACTGAAACAGGACATGGCCCAGGAGCAAAAGGAAAACTCACAGCTAAAGTCACAGAGCCAGAAAGAAGAGGCTGAACTAAAAATCCTGACAGAGGCAGTGCGTAG GTTCAGCCTGGCATTTGAAAGCAAGGTGGCAGAAGTAGACGCAGCTCAAGCAAGGCTCAACACTTTCACCCAGAGGCTAACTTTTGCTAAAAGACGCATAGAGACAATCCAAG gtttGATCATAAGGAAGGTTGCTCTGCAGAAAGTTCAGCAGGCCAGTAAACAGACAGAACAAGCTGCTGACAG CCTCACAAACCTTCAGACAGAGCTTAGTTTGGTGTGCGAAGAGAGAGACAAGCTCACACAGGAGCTCAAAAGAACCCCGGAGCTCATCGGGAAAGCTCTGGCTGATCTGAAAGAACAAT ATGAAAGcaaactgaggctgcagcagcaggcgCTGGAGCAGAACTGGGTGGAGGTCCGGCAGGCTGTGGCTGGCAGAGAGGAGGCCGAGCAGAGCCTGCAGCAGGTCCAGGCCCAGCTGGAGGAGAACAAGGTCAACCTGGAAAAACTCCGCTCTGTGCTGCTCAGCCAGCAGGAGCACAGCGAACGTG CTCTGCAGGAGAGAGTGTCTGAGATCGAGGACTGCTGTGCTAAAAAGCTAAGAGAGATGGAGGTTCAAGTCAATACTGCCACGAGAGAGCACACCAAAGCAG TTATGACTTTGCGGCAGTTTGAGAGAGAGGCAGCAAGGCAACAGGATGAGATGAGAGAAACTCAACAACACACAAAGAGGGAAGTCCAGAATAAACAACTGAaggagatggagaaagaaagacaaatactgctg GCCACTGTTGCTGATAGAGGGCTGACAAGTGAGTATACAAGAACTCACACAACAGCTCTACAAAACTCTGCTGTTCCCAGAAAACATCGAGAAAAACCCTCAGAGAGCAGTCGCTCTGTGGGAACAGAAGTCCAAGTACCTGCAGCCG GGAGACTCCTGTCTGTTTTGGAGGAGCTCCATTCTCTCAGTGCTGCAGTGGTAAACAGCTCTGAAGACTCtgcggaggaggagggacagaatgACAGCGTGGGACCATCCACTGGCAGTCTGCACAGCTGA
- the cchcr1 gene encoding coiled-coil alpha-helical rod protein 1 isoform X1: MERRNVGKERLVVPTDFTSPAVSSNIQEDLVPPSHFASSVQSAGAHRGVQITGTLPPISWINPGVTSVPSGDPSPANPWLAITQAQQEILELRKENQRIMMLQGDSIRGMIPMDHPSDLRARCAERSEQWSRWESEWRLEAEKHKAEAERLKGQVESLKEAAGRHREDMRDRGSTQNRQSHELEAMREELCKAKTELSQIRMELTHSSAEKEKISSQLDRLKRESGEEITKLRREVARSKEEAQELALKAEMGRLQAVEEAKQQTIRLSQQLEEMQKKQEVELQQLNASHCAEVGAARNTNSDLQDRLQSMTSEMLQQKSTLMEVSTERDVLKEHLSQMGQAFEIQSTTLHSLRNYIGQLAPEKGEKEQLNKAVEKLNKEKAALQMTTELLTVRLNSVSEILALQEEKIVKKTLADPLVKNGCEGLQVLQLWRDKVFKLCVQLRSKDIELRGEKDKLLSTVRFMEQQLQQEQHRASVLQHSLDDRIAELELERVEKETLKQDMAQEQKENSQLKSQSQKEEAELKILTEAVRRFSLAFESKVAEVDAAQARLNTFTQRLTFAKRRIETIQGLIIRKVALQKVQQASKQTEQAADSCFSTPVLDSSTFICSAILSVLPCSLTNLQTELSLVCEERDKLTQELKRTPELIGKALADLKEQYESKLRLQQQALEQNWVEVRQAVAGREEAEQSLQQVQAQLEENKVNLEKLRSVLLSQQEHSERALQERVSEIEDCCAKKLREMEVQVNTATREHTKAVMTLRQFEREAARQQDEMRETQQHTKREVQNKQLKEMEKERQILLATVADRGLTSEYTRTHTTALQNSAVPRKHREKPSESSRSVGTEVQVPAAGRLLSVLEELHSLSAAVVNSSEDSAEEEGQNDSVGPSTGSLHS; encoded by the exons ATGGAGAGACGTAACGTGGGAAAAGAAAGGCTCGTAGTACCCACTGATTTTACCTCACCAGCGGTTTCAA GTAATATCCAGGAAGACCTGGTACCCCCATCGCATTTCGCATCAAGTGTCCAGTCTGCTGGAGCACACAGAGGCGTTCAAATCACAGGGACACTGCCACCCATCTCCTGGATAAACCCAGGCGTAACATCAGTTCCATCAGGGGATCCCAGTCCTGCCAATCCATGGCTTGCCATCACTCAGGCCCAACAGGAAATATTGGAACTGAGGAAGGAAAATCAGAGAATCATGATGCTACAAGGAGACAGCATAAGAGGAATGATTCCAATGGATCACCCATCAGACCTTAGGGCAAG ATGTGCAGAGAGAAGTGAGCAGTGGTCCAGATGGGAGTCAGAGTGGCGTCTGGAGGCAGAGAAGCACAAGGCTGAAGCTGAGAGGTTGAAGGGGCAGGTGGAGTCCCTGAAGGAGGCTGCAGGGAGACACAGGGAAGATATGAGAGACAGAGGCAGCACTCAGAACAG ACAGAGCCATGAGTTGGAAGCAATGCGGGAAGAGCTATGTAAGGCTAAGACTGAACTCAGCCAAATCAGAATGGAGCTCACTCACAGCAGTGCAGAGAAGGAGAAAATAAGCTCACAG CTTGATAGACTAAAGAGAGAGTCGGGTGAGGAAATTACAAAGCTGAGGAGGGAGGTAGCGAGGAGCAAAGAGGAAGCCCAGGAGCTCGCTCTGAAGGCTGAAATGGGCAGGTTACAAGCTGTGGAGGAGGCCAAACAGCAGACTATAAGACTGTCACAACAATTggaggaaatgcagaagaagCAGGAGGTGGAG CTGCAACAGTTGAATGCTTCCCACTGTGCAGAGGTGGGTGCAGCAAGAAATACAAACAGTGATCTACAGGACAGACTTCAATCGATGACTTCAGAAATGCTGCAGCAAAAAAGCACTCTGATGGAGGTATCTACTGAGAGAGACGTGCTAAAAGAACATTTAAG CCAAATGGGACAAGCTTTTGAGATACAATCAACAACGCTGCACAGCCTCAGAAATTACATCGGCCAGCTTGCCCcggagaaaggagagaaggaacaATTAAATAAAGCTGTTGAG AAGCTGAACAAAGAGAAAGCAGCTCTTCAGATGACCACAGAGCTTTTAACAGTCAGGCTCAACTCTGTGAGTGAGATACTCGCCCTCCAAGAAGAGAAAATAGTGAAGAAG ACCTTGGCAGACCCACTTGTGAAGAATGGATGTGAAGGCCTTCAAGTGCTTCAGCTCTGGAGAGACAAAGTATTCAAGTTATGCGTCCAGCTTCGCTCAAAGGACATTGAACTAAGAGGAGAGAAGGATAAACTTCTTTCAACA GTCAGATTCAtggagcagcagctccagcaggagcAGCACCGGGCTAGTGTGCTCCAACACAGTTTAGATGACAGGATAGCTGAGCTGGAGCTGGAGAGAGTGGAAAAGGAG ACACTGAAACAGGACATGGCCCAGGAGCAAAAGGAAAACTCACAGCTAAAGTCACAGAGCCAGAAAGAAGAGGCTGAACTAAAAATCCTGACAGAGGCAGTGCGTAG GTTCAGCCTGGCATTTGAAAGCAAGGTGGCAGAAGTAGACGCAGCTCAAGCAAGGCTCAACACTTTCACCCAGAGGCTAACTTTTGCTAAAAGACGCATAGAGACAATCCAAG gtttGATCATAAGGAAGGTTGCTCTGCAGAAAGTTCAGCAGGCCAGTAAACAGACAGAACAAGCTGCTGACAG TTGCTTCTCCACCCCTGTGCTTGACTCCTCCACCTTTATTTGCTCTGCCATCTTGTCTGTGTTGCCCTGCAGCCTCACAAACCTTCAGACAGAGCTTAGTTTGGTGTGCGAAGAGAGAGACAAGCTCACACAGGAGCTCAAAAGAACCCCGGAGCTCATCGGGAAAGCTCTGGCTGATCTGAAAGAACAAT ATGAAAGcaaactgaggctgcagcagcaggcgCTGGAGCAGAACTGGGTGGAGGTCCGGCAGGCTGTGGCTGGCAGAGAGGAGGCCGAGCAGAGCCTGCAGCAGGTCCAGGCCCAGCTGGAGGAGAACAAGGTCAACCTGGAAAAACTCCGCTCTGTGCTGCTCAGCCAGCAGGAGCACAGCGAACGTG CTCTGCAGGAGAGAGTGTCTGAGATCGAGGACTGCTGTGCTAAAAAGCTAAGAGAGATGGAGGTTCAAGTCAATACTGCCACGAGAGAGCACACCAAAGCAG TTATGACTTTGCGGCAGTTTGAGAGAGAGGCAGCAAGGCAACAGGATGAGATGAGAGAAACTCAACAACACACAAAGAGGGAAGTCCAGAATAAACAACTGAaggagatggagaaagaaagacaaatactgctg GCCACTGTTGCTGATAGAGGGCTGACAAGTGAGTATACAAGAACTCACACAACAGCTCTACAAAACTCTGCTGTTCCCAGAAAACATCGAGAAAAACCCTCAGAGAGCAGTCGCTCTGTGGGAACAGAAGTCCAAGTACCTGCAGCCG GGAGACTCCTGTCTGTTTTGGAGGAGCTCCATTCTCTCAGTGCTGCAGTGGTAAACAGCTCTGAAGACTCtgcggaggaggagggacagaatgACAGCGTGGGACCATCCACTGGCAGTCTGCACAGCTGA